A single window of Granulicella mallensis MP5ACTX8 DNA harbors:
- a CDS encoding DUF420 domain-containing protein, giving the protein MPATTDNPNYRTPPSIIAAIIGISAVASLFLAWLVYYHQPVDVAGTHLRFLPALNAALNSLCTVFLLVGYRFIMQRKITAHRNSMFGAFLVSSLFLVSYIVNHALHGDMRFLAQGHALRVTYFALLISHIFLSVVALPMILITFFLSLTGRFPAHRRLARWTYPIWLYVSVTGVVVYAMLAAYR; this is encoded by the coding sequence ATGCCAGCCACGACCGACAACCCGAACTACCGCACGCCGCCCTCCATCATTGCCGCCATCATCGGCATCAGTGCTGTGGCCTCGCTCTTTCTTGCCTGGCTGGTCTATTACCACCAGCCCGTGGATGTCGCCGGAACGCACCTCAGGTTCCTGCCCGCGCTGAACGCAGCGCTCAATTCGCTCTGCACGGTATTTCTACTTGTGGGCTACCGCTTCATCATGCAGCGCAAGATCACCGCGCACCGCAACAGCATGTTCGGGGCCTTCCTGGTCTCGAGCCTGTTCCTGGTCAGCTACATCGTCAATCACGCTCTGCACGGCGATATGCGCTTCCTCGCCCAGGGACATGCGTTGCGCGTCACCTACTTCGCGCTGCTCATCTCGCACATCTTCCTCAGCGTCGTGGCGTTGCCGATGATCCTGATCACGTTCTTTCTTTCGCTTACGGGCCGGTTCCCCGCGCATCGCAGGCTCGCCCGCTGGACGTACCCCATCTGGCTTTACGTGTCGGTCACCGGCGTCGTGGTGTACGCGATGCTTGCCGCTTATCGCTAA
- a CDS encoding ComF family protein yields the protein MFGSRVRIAAAAVAGLYCRQSAQLALLLAVPRVRFVFSSESVKDVQLESGGPPGQYAGAAGWRAVTRVLRSSRTAMGGAVADLVNVIFPSDCRVCGAPMVALSKAQVCEACVACVGAQTDVLCSRCGDALGMESARFAAGMGMTECTMCRLAPPEFAKAVAFAVYDDEVREMLHLLKFNGMRRVADHILGDSMAAAILKLEGEAANDLVVVPVPLFASRQRSRGFNQAEVLAEAGLARLRRLRPEWKLRMSPGVLQRVRDTRPLFVLDPGARRKSLRGAFRVERADEIRGREVLLVDDILTTGATARECARVLMRAGASKVWVATVARAQAESVRGSVNGFVSNPAGSVARWDMKAAVN from the coding sequence ATGTTTGGTTCGCGTGTCCGGATTGCAGCGGCGGCGGTAGCAGGACTATACTGCAGGCAATCGGCACAGCTGGCGCTTCTTCTCGCCGTGCCGCGGGTGAGGTTCGTCTTCAGCAGCGAAAGCGTGAAGGATGTCCAACTCGAAAGTGGAGGGCCGCCTGGCCAGTATGCGGGCGCGGCTGGATGGCGTGCGGTGACGCGCGTTCTCCGAAGTAGCCGAACCGCGATGGGTGGGGCTGTCGCGGACCTCGTGAATGTGATCTTCCCGTCGGATTGCCGCGTTTGTGGCGCCCCGATGGTTGCGCTCTCCAAGGCGCAGGTTTGTGAAGCATGCGTTGCGTGTGTGGGAGCGCAGACCGACGTGCTGTGCAGTCGCTGCGGCGACGCCCTGGGTATGGAATCGGCACGGTTTGCTGCCGGAATGGGTATGACGGAATGCACGATGTGCAGGCTGGCCCCGCCGGAGTTTGCGAAGGCTGTAGCCTTTGCCGTCTATGACGATGAGGTGCGCGAGATGCTGCACCTGCTCAAGTTCAACGGAATGCGCCGCGTCGCCGATCATATTCTGGGCGACAGCATGGCTGCGGCGATTCTGAAGCTCGAAGGCGAAGCCGCCAATGATCTGGTGGTTGTGCCGGTGCCGCTGTTTGCGAGCCGGCAGCGCAGCCGTGGTTTCAACCAGGCCGAGGTGCTGGCTGAAGCGGGTCTTGCCAGACTGCGTCGGTTGCGTCCGGAGTGGAAGTTGCGGATGTCACCCGGTGTTCTGCAGCGTGTTCGCGATACGCGGCCTCTGTTCGTGCTCGATCCCGGTGCGCGAAGAAAGAGTCTGCGCGGAGCGTTTCGTGTGGAGCGTGCGGATGAGATTCGAGGGCGTGAGGTCTTGCTTGTCGATGACATTCTGACCACCGGAGCGACGGCACGCGAATGCGCGCGAGTGTTGATGCGAGCGGGGGCTTCGAAGGTCTGGGTTGCGACGGTAGCGAGAGCGCAGGCAGAGAGTGTTCGCGGAAGTGTGAATGGCTTTGTAAGCAATCCGGCGGGCAGTGTTGCCCGCTGGGATATGAAGGCAGCAGTGAACTAG
- a CDS encoding single-stranded DNA-binding protein, with protein sequence MAKGVNKVFLLGNVGKDPEIRTTAGGMTVASFSLATAERAKDQQGNWADKTEWHNLVCFQRTAEVVRDYVKKGTQIFVEGKIQTRSWDDKESGQKKYRTEILVNELSLLGGRGAEGGSGGGSYERSSSSSSSSYAGSRAAAPSAPANDYADQGITDEDIPF encoded by the coding sequence ATGGCTAAAGGCGTTAACAAAGTTTTTCTTCTTGGAAATGTGGGCAAAGACCCCGAGATTCGCACTACCGCAGGCGGCATGACCGTTGCAAGCTTCTCGCTTGCGACCGCCGAGCGCGCCAAGGATCAACAGGGCAACTGGGCCGACAAGACGGAGTGGCATAACCTCGTCTGCTTCCAGCGCACCGCGGAGGTCGTCCGCGACTACGTCAAAAAGGGCACCCAGATCTTCGTCGAGGGCAAGATCCAGACTCGCTCATGGGACGACAAGGAATCCGGTCAGAAGAAGTACAGAACCGAGATCCTCGTCAATGAGCTTTCCCTGCTCGGCGGACGCGGCGCGGAAGGCGGCAGTGGCGGTGGCAGCTACGAGCGGTCTTCGTCGAGCTCTTCCAGCAGCTATGCGGGTTCGCGTGCGGCTGCCCCCAGCGCGCCAGCGAACGATTATGCAGATCAGGGCATCACCGATGAAGATATCCCTTTCTAA
- a CDS encoding HNH endonuclease, producing MQAGDIRKMRTKRTGSRHHTTHPVPGTARAEAIDIRMGVFRQPAMQTPVLVLNASYEPINICGARRALVLVLKGVARTEEEQGSVLHSHRVNMQMPSVIRLLEYRRIPHQTRALSRKNILLRDRNTCQYCQEVLTAAELTLDHVIPRCRGGLSTWENLVACCRDCNRRKGSQMLHELTDMRLLREPRPFSLHTSRHIMRMIGSADANWRKYLYFESDQAA from the coding sequence ATGCAGGCTGGGGATATACGGAAAATGCGGACGAAGCGAACAGGTAGCAGACACCACACGACTCACCCGGTGCCGGGCACGGCCCGCGCCGAGGCGATCGACATACGCATGGGCGTATTCAGGCAGCCGGCGATGCAGACGCCGGTGCTCGTGCTGAATGCGAGCTATGAACCGATCAACATCTGCGGCGCACGCCGGGCATTGGTGCTGGTGCTCAAGGGGGTGGCGCGCACCGAGGAAGAGCAGGGCAGCGTGCTGCACTCGCACCGAGTGAACATGCAGATGCCCAGCGTCATCCGTCTGCTGGAGTACCGCCGCATTCCTCACCAGACACGCGCGTTGAGCCGCAAGAACATCCTGCTGCGCGACCGCAACACCTGCCAGTACTGCCAGGAGGTGTTGACGGCAGCGGAACTCACGCTGGACCACGTGATTCCGCGTTGCCGCGGAGGCCTGTCGACGTGGGAGAACCTCGTCGCGTGCTGCCGTGACTGCAATCGCCGCAAAGGCAGCCAGATGCTGCACGAACTGACCGACATGCGCCTGCTGCGCGAGCCGCGTCCGTTCTCGCTGCATACCAGCCGGCACATCATGCGGATGATCGGCAGCGCGGATGCGAACTGGCGAAAGTATCTGTACTTCGAGTCGGACCAGGCGGCGTAA
- the cyoE gene encoding heme o synthase: protein MSTTATSTALHSHARSSSLLADYATLFKLRVSTMVIITAAAGFYLGSLRSGISPFHMGLLEALLGIAVVTAGSSALNQALERTTDRLMPRTASRPMAQNRISLAHGLIIGFLCVFGGSLYLAYATNPLTGTLTLLTAVGYVAIYTPLKRITTLNTFIGAFPGALPPLIGWTAARGLIEWPAVALFAILFVWQFPHFMAIGWMYRADYAQAGIRVTATQEPLRDAARSSAIQSLFYAVLMIPVSLWTTWLHVTGLPYAIVAGVLGLWYLYATLRFVRITRNPSDPENRALARQLLKVSVIYLPLLLLAMMLNAQGRLLF from the coding sequence GTGTCCACTACTGCCACATCCACGGCTCTCCACTCGCACGCGCGCAGCTCCTCGCTGCTCGCCGACTACGCGACCCTCTTTAAGCTGCGCGTCTCCACGATGGTCATCATCACCGCGGCCGCCGGTTTCTACCTCGGGTCCTTGCGCTCGGGCATCAGCCCGTTTCATATGGGCCTTCTGGAAGCGCTCCTCGGCATTGCGGTCGTCACAGCCGGCTCCAGCGCGCTGAACCAGGCCCTGGAGCGCACGACCGACCGCCTCATGCCCCGCACGGCCTCACGGCCCATGGCGCAGAACCGCATCTCGCTCGCACACGGGCTGATCATCGGCTTCCTCTGCGTCTTCGGCGGCTCGCTCTACCTGGCCTACGCGACCAACCCGCTCACCGGGACGCTGACGCTGCTCACCGCCGTCGGCTACGTGGCGATCTACACCCCGCTCAAGCGCATCACCACGCTCAACACTTTTATCGGAGCCTTCCCCGGAGCGCTGCCCCCGCTCATCGGCTGGACCGCCGCACGCGGACTCATCGAGTGGCCCGCCGTCGCGCTCTTCGCCATCCTCTTCGTCTGGCAGTTTCCGCACTTCATGGCCATCGGCTGGATGTACCGCGCTGACTACGCGCAGGCCGGCATCCGCGTCACCGCCACCCAGGAGCCCCTGCGCGACGCCGCCCGCTCCTCCGCCATCCAGTCGCTCTTCTACGCCGTGCTCATGATTCCGGTGAGCCTCTGGACGACCTGGTTGCACGTTACCGGCCTGCCCTATGCGATCGTCGCCGGCGTTCTCGGCCTCTGGTATCTCTACGCGACCCTTCGATTCGTACGCATCACGCGCAACCCCAGTGATCCCGAGAACCGCGCTCTCGCTCGCCAACTGCTCAAGGTGTCGGTGATCTACCTGCCGCTGCTGCTACTCGCGATGATGCTCAACGCCCAGGGACGTCTCCTGTTCTAA
- a CDS encoding acyl-CoA dehydrogenase family protein, whose translation MNALTQLSPDETLFRDTVRNFARAEIAPLVRSMDEEQKFEPKLLRKLFELGLMGIQVPEQYGGAAGTLFEAVLAVEEISAVDPAVGVLVDVQNTLVISALMRWANEAQKKSWLPKLAESLTGAYALSEAVSGSDAFALQCRAARQEDGDYLLNGSKLWITNAVEAGLFLVFATLDATAGYKGITCFLVEKGTPGFTLGRKEDKLGIRASSTCELLFSNCRVPAANVLGEPGKGYKIAIETLNEGRIGIGAQLVGLASGAWRHAARYARERKQFGKPLAEFQAMQFQLARMAMDVEAARLMVYNAARLKDSGVEYLKEAAMAKLFASEVAERTASLAVEVFGGAGFVKEYPVEKLYRDAKIGKIYEGTSFMQLATIAKLTISSA comes from the coding sequence ATGAACGCACTCACCCAGCTCTCCCCCGACGAAACCCTCTTCCGCGACACGGTCCGCAACTTCGCGCGTGCCGAGATCGCCCCGCTCGTCCGCTCCATGGACGAAGAGCAGAAGTTTGAGCCGAAGCTGCTGCGCAAGCTCTTCGAGCTCGGCCTCATGGGCATTCAAGTCCCGGAACAATACGGCGGCGCTGCAGGAACGCTCTTCGAAGCCGTACTCGCGGTGGAAGAGATCTCCGCCGTCGATCCCGCGGTCGGCGTGCTGGTCGACGTGCAGAACACCCTCGTCATCAGCGCCCTGATGCGCTGGGCCAATGAAGCTCAGAAGAAATCCTGGCTGCCCAAACTCGCCGAGAGCCTTACCGGGGCGTACGCGCTCTCTGAGGCCGTCAGCGGCTCGGACGCCTTCGCGCTGCAATGCCGCGCGGCGAGACAAGAAGACGGCGACTACCTCCTCAACGGCTCAAAGCTGTGGATCACCAACGCCGTCGAAGCCGGGCTATTCCTGGTCTTCGCCACGCTCGACGCCACGGCGGGCTACAAGGGCATCACCTGCTTCCTCGTCGAGAAGGGCACGCCCGGCTTTACCCTCGGGCGCAAAGAAGACAAGCTCGGCATCCGCGCCAGCAGCACCTGCGAGCTGCTCTTCAGCAACTGCCGCGTGCCCGCCGCCAACGTCCTCGGAGAACCCGGCAAAGGCTACAAGATCGCCATCGAGACGCTGAACGAAGGCCGCATCGGAATCGGGGCGCAGCTTGTCGGTCTGGCCTCGGGAGCCTGGCGTCACGCCGCCCGCTACGCCCGCGAACGCAAGCAGTTCGGCAAGCCGCTGGCCGAGTTCCAGGCCATGCAGTTCCAACTCGCGCGCATGGCAATGGACGTGGAAGCCGCTCGGCTCATGGTCTACAACGCCGCCCGGCTGAAAGACTCCGGCGTGGAGTACCTGAAAGAGGCCGCCATGGCGAAGCTCTTCGCCTCCGAGGTTGCCGAACGTACGGCATCGCTTGCCGTCGAGGTCTTCGGCGGAGCCGGCTTCGTGAAGGAGTACCCGGTCGAAAAGCTCTACCGCGATGCCAAGATCGGCAAAATCTATGAGGGCACAAGCTTTATGCAGTTGGCTACGATCGCGAAACTCACGATTTCCTCGGCCTGA